In the Arachis ipaensis cultivar K30076 chromosome B10, Araip1.1, whole genome shotgun sequence genome, one interval contains:
- the LOC107623947 gene encoding UDP-glucuronate:xylan alpha-glucuronosyltransferase 1-like yields MRGTMGNSPHAVEPRHRLPATIEDLYKRRLPKNNKAKEVEKPFHLTVQDRSSRCKFSFLKLLLLVTICGTFVTLLYSPEVYNTTHLTTSGSVWLWGGSDPRYMANVDTRLSDIVKITKKLTGKDKVQGIGLVNFNKTEISGFENLNPDATHVELHLEYAARNVTWESLYPEWIDEEEEEEVPVCPSLPSLRSPGIRLNLIAVKLPCRKGVGKNWSRDVARLHLQLAAARLAASFKGNYTVHVLFVTDCFPMPNLFTCKELVGREGNAWLYRPNLSVLRQKVQLPVGSCELTIPMRGKELVYNGNAEREAYATILHSAHVYVCGAIAAAQSIRMAGSSRDLVILVDETISGYHRSGLEAAGWKVRTIKRIRNPKAEKDAYNEWNYSKFRLWQLTDYDKIIFIDADLLILRNIDFLFAMPEITATGNNATLFNSGVMLVEPSNCTFQLLMDHINEIESYNGGDQGYLNEIFTWWHRIPRHMNFLKHFWIGDEEEKKKMKTMLFGAEPPILYVLHYLGLKPWLCFRDYDCNWNFDIFHEFASDVAHAKWWKVHDAMPEVLQQFCLLPSKQKAQLEWDRRQAETANYTDGHWRLKIKDPRLKKCIDNLCHWKSMLRHWGETNWTDDESYHPTPPAITTSSLSAL; encoded by the exons ATGAGAGGAACAATGGGAAATTCTCCTCATGCTGTTGAACCTCGACACCGTTTGCCTGCAACCAT TGAAGATTTATACAAACGAAGATTGCCAAAAAATAACAAAGCAAAAGAGGTAGAGAAACCATTCCATTTAACTGTACAAGATAGGAGCTCAAGATGCAAGTTCTCATTCTTAAAACTTCTGTTATTGGTAACCATTTGTGGAACTTTTGTAACACTCCTCTACTCTCCAGAGGTCTACAATACCACCCATTTAACAACCTCTGGCTCTGT GTGGTTATGGGGTGGGTCGGATCCTAGATATATGGCGAATGTAGATACTCGTTTGAGTGATATCGTGAAAATCACCAAGAAATTAACAGGGAAAGATAAAGTTCAGGGCATTGGGCTTGTGAATTTCAACAAGACAGAGATAAGTGGTTTTGAGAATCTTAATCCTGATGCTACACATGTTGAATTGCACTTGGAGTATGCTGCAAGAAATGTGACATGGGAGTCCCTATACCCCGAATGGATcgatgaggaagaagaggaggaagttcCCGTTTGCCCCTCACTGCCAAGTCTGAGGTCTCCCGGCATACGACTTAATCTCATCGCCGTCAAGCTTCCTTGCCGGAAAGGTGTTGGCAAGAATTGGTCTAGAGATGTTGCTCGTTTGCATCTTCAGCTCGCCGCTGCTCGCCTTGCAGCCTCTTTTAAAGGAAACTACACTGTGCATGTTCTGTTTGTTACCGATTGCTTCCCAATGCCGAATCTGTTTACCTGCAAAGAACTTGTTGGACGCGAAGGAAATGCATGGTTATACAGACCAAACTTGAGTGTTTTGAGACAAAAGGTTCAACTTCCTGTAGGATCCTGTGAACTCACAATTCCTATGAGGGGCAAAG AGTTGGTTTACAATGGAAATGCTGAGAGAGAAGCGTACGCAACAATTCTGCATTCAGCACATGTTTATGTGTGTGGAGCAATCGCGGCGGCGCAAAGCATCCGCATGGCCGGATCAAGTCGAGACCTTGTTATACTTGTTGATGAGACAATAAGTGGATATCACAGAAGTGGTTTGGAAGCAGCAGGGTGGAAAGTCAGGACAATAAAGAGGATCAGAAACCCCAAAGCCGAAAAGGATGCTTACAATGAATGGAACTACAGCAAGTTCCGCTTATGGCAACTAACAGATTATGACAAGATAATATTCATAGATGCAGATTTGCTCATACTAAGAAACATAGATTTCCTATTTGCCATGCCGGAAATCACTGCTACTGGAAACAATGCCACGCTTTTCAACTCTGGAGTCATGCTGGTTGAGCCATCAAATTGCACATTCCAGCTCCTAATGGATCACATAAACGAGATTGAATCTTACAATGGAGGAGACCAGGGATACCTGAATGAGATATTCACATGGTGGCATAGGATTCCAAGACACATGAACTTCTTGAAGCATTTCTGGATCGGCgacgaagaagagaagaaaaaaatgaaaaccaTGCTGTTTGGTGCCGAGCCTCCAATCCTCTATGTTCTTCACTACCTAGGCTTGAAGCCTTGGTTATGCTTCCGCGACTATGATTGCAACTGGAACTTTGACATATTCCATGAGTTTGCGAGCGACGTTGCGCACGCCAAGTGGTGGAAGGTGCATGATGCAATGCCTGAGGTTCTGCAACAATTCTGTTTGCTGCCATCAAAGCAAAAGGCGCAGTTAGAATGGGATCGGAGACAAGCCGAGACAGCAAACTACACAGATGGCCACTGGAGACTCAAAATTAAAGATCCTCGGTTGAAGAAATGTATCGATAATTTGTGCCATTGGAAGAGCATGTTGAGGCACTGGGGAGAGACAAATTGGACTGATGATGAGTCTTACCATCCAACACCACCTGCCATTACTACATCATCTCTTTCTGCTTTGTAA
- the LOC107623699 gene encoding probable pectinesterase/pectinesterase inhibitor 51, which yields MKRKPHKPVILSFLFPITRSTILILSMASLLSLSLCIFLSLFLSSSNAQLTPSLPVLQACKATRFPLICHTTLSSMTQTNPDPTPVELVQSAINSSYTKLHDAITMISSLYEDSIASNRTRATAAKTCIQILRYSRRRTFLAADAIPRNATKDARAWLSASLAYQYGCWSSLKYANDTLSVAEAMVFVDSLTYITSNALSMVASYDLFGNDTASWRPPLTERNGFWEPPVASGGFGSGYKLGVPSKLTPDATVCKNGDGCYRTVQEAVHAAPDNLKVGERMFVIYIKEGVYEEKVRVPPKKKNVVFLGDGMGKTIITGSRSVGLMPGMSTYHSATVGVLGDGFMAKDLTIQNTAGADAHQAVAFRSDSDLSVIENCEFIGNQDTLYAQTLRQFYKNCRIIGNVDFIFGNSASIFQDCEILVKPRIVDPEKGETNAITAQGRTDPGQSTGFVFWNCSFNGTEEYMALYHSKPQAHKNYLGRPWKEYARTVFIHSTLEALIAPEGWMPWSGDFALLTLYYGEFENSGPGSNLAKRVPWSSRIPSEHVDTYSAQNFIQGTHWIPSSL from the exons ATGAAGAGAAAACCTCATAAACCCGTCATATTGAGCTTCTTGTTCCCAATAACGAGATCCACCATTCTCATCCTCTCCATGGCTTCCCTCCTCTCCCTCTCGCTCTGCAtcttcctctccctctttctTTCATCCTCCAACGCCCAACTTACCCCCTCCCTCCCTGTCCTTCAAGCATGCAAGGCCACGCGCTTCCCTCTCATATGCCACACCACGCTCAGTTCCATGACCCAAACAAATCCTGACCCAACCCCAGTCGAGCTCGTCCAGTCCGCCATTAATTCTTCCTACACCAAACTCCACGATGCCATCACCATGATCTCCTCCCTCTACGAGGACTCCATCGCCAGCAACCGCACCCGCGCCACCGCGGCCAAGACCTGCATTCAGATCCTCCGCTACTCCCGCCGCCGCACTTTCCTCGCCGCCGACGCCATCCCCCGGAATGCCACAAAAGACGCCCGCGCATGGCTCAGCGCCTCCTTGGCCTACCAGTACGGTTGCTGGTCCAGCCTCAAGTACGCCAACGACACCCTCTCCGTCGCGGAGGCGATGGTTTTTGTAGATTCCCTTACCTACATCACCAGCAACGCCCTCAGCATGGTCGCATCCTACGACCTCTTCGGCAACGACACCGCTTCATGGAGGCCGCCGTTAACGGAGCGTAACGGCTTCTGGGAGCCACCGGTCGCTTCGGGAGGGTTCGGATCGGGATATAAATTAGGAGTGCCGTCGAAATTGACGCCAGACGCTACCGTTTGCAAGAACGGGGATGGTTGTTACAGGACGGTGCAGGAGGCGGTTCACGCGGCGCCGGATAACCTTAAGGTCGGAGAACGGATGTTCGTGATTTACATAAAGGAAGGGGTATATGAAGAGAAGGTCAGGGTTCCGCCGAAGAAGAAGAATGTGGTGTTCTTGGGCGATGGAATGGGCAAAACCATCATCACCGGTTCCCGCAGCGTTGGGCTTATGCCTGGAATGTCAACCTATCACTCAGCCACCGTCG GGGTTCTTGGGGATGGATTCATGGCCAAGGATCTCACCATCCAGAACACGGCTGGTGCTGACGCGCACCAGGCGGTGGCCTTCCGATCGGACAGTGATCTTTCCGTCATTGAGAATTGTGAGTTCATTGGCAACCAGGACACACTCTATGCTCAAACCCTGCGCCAGTTTTACAAAAATTGCCGGATCATTGGCAATGTGGATTTCATCTTCGGAAATTCGGCGTCAATCTTCCAAGACTGTGAAATCCTGGTCAAGCCGAGGATAGTCGATCCGGAGAAGGGAGAGACCAATGCCATCACGGCACAGGGCAGGACGGACCCTGGTCAGTCGACCGGCTTTGTTTTCTGGAACTGCTCGTTTAATGGCACTGAGGAATATATGGCATTGTATCACAGCAAGCCTCAAGCACACAAGAACTATCTAGGTAGGCCATGGAAGGAGTATGCTAGGACAGTATTCATTCATTCAACCTTGGAAGCCCTGATTGCACCGGAGGGTTGGATGCCTTGGAGCGGGGACTTTGCGCTGTTGACGCTATACTATGGAGAATTCGAGAACTCAGGACCCGGTTCGAATTTGGCTAAAAGAGTTCCATGGAGCAGCAGGATCCCCAGTGAGCATGTGGATACTTACTCAGCTCAGAATTTCATTCAAGGAACTCATTGGATTCCGTCATCTCTGTGA